In Pleurocapsa sp. PCC 7319, the following are encoded in one genomic region:
- a CDS encoding ATP-binding protein — protein sequence MTNPTSELFLSFQYLNEALESYIKGETDSATVNILSTEPRAIALIGEKFRLSPFERIILLLCAAIEIEPNFPALCAQAHQDDTAGYATLGLALSAFPDADWSVLSPQNPLHYWQLIHTEPKRLLTHSPLQIDCRILCYLLGEPGRSPQLSNWLQPISVQGIDSLLPSHATLTQQIITAWSNSTSQPSLPPITLSGIDATTNQQIAVAACGNLGFQIMTLPVAVLPTNLDDLKICQRHWEREAILSNSVLLLESDLHTLSDPSKQAAIALFLEIISTPVIFSSPDSKVTLRRQAIVLEVPSLPHQEQTDLWHQHLGSTPRELNGYVDTLVTQFNLTPTAIQKICSQFRLQQDTPEDEPNLSTFKNEDKNNSSNPPQKSRKHQDRLWHLCRLQARPNLDALAQRIEARATWEELVLPDRPRQLLEDIATRLKYRSRIYQDWGFAKKGDRGLGISALFHGESGTGKTMAAEVLAQVCQLDLYRIDLSTVVSKYIGETEKNLRRIFDAAESGGVILLFDEADALFGKRTEVKDSHDRHANIEVSYLLQRIETYSGLAILTSNLKQNLDRAFLRRLQFIVSFPFPDATARTKIWQHIFPSQTPRQGLDYSKLGQLKVAGGNIRNIALTSAFLAAQTNSPISMEQIRLAAQRDYSKLEKLLTTEELQGWTEK from the coding sequence ATGACAAATCCAACTAGTGAACTTTTCCTCAGTTTTCAGTATCTTAATGAAGCTTTAGAAAGCTACATCAAAGGGGAAACAGATTCTGCCACGGTAAATATATTATCCACAGAACCTAGGGCGATCGCCCTAATTGGCGAAAAATTTCGGCTATCCCCCTTTGAGCGAATTATTTTGCTGCTTTGTGCGGCAATAGAAATAGAACCTAATTTTCCAGCTCTCTGTGCCCAAGCCCACCAGGATGATACTGCGGGGTATGCCACCTTAGGGCTTGCTCTCTCGGCTTTTCCCGATGCTGATTGGTCTGTACTTTCTCCCCAAAATCCACTGCACTATTGGCAGCTCATCCACACCGAACCGAAGCGCCTACTGACCCATTCACCGCTCCAAATCGATTGCCGTATTCTTTGTTATCTGCTGGGAGAGCCTGGGCGATCGCCTCAACTAAGCAATTGGCTCCAACCTATTTCTGTCCAAGGCATTGACTCTTTACTACCTTCCCATGCAACCCTGACTCAACAGATTATTACGGCTTGGTCAAACTCGACATCCCAGCCCTCATTACCTCCGATAACCCTTTCTGGCATTGATGCTACTACGAATCAACAGATTGCGGTTGCTGCCTGTGGAAATCTTGGATTTCAGATCATGACTCTTCCTGTTGCTGTTCTTCCCACCAATCTTGATGACCTCAAAATCTGCCAACGCCATTGGGAGCGGGAAGCCATTCTCAGCAATAGCGTGTTACTGCTCGAATCAGATCTTCATACCTTATCCGATCCTTCAAAACAGGCAGCGATCGCTCTTTTTCTCGAAATAATTAGTACGCCAGTTATTTTCAGTAGTCCCGACTCGAAGGTTACATTACGCCGTCAGGCGATCGTCTTAGAAGTCCCCTCTCTACCCCATCAGGAACAAACAGACCTTTGGCATCAGCATCTAGGTTCTACCCCAAGAGAGTTAAATGGCTATGTGGATACCCTAGTCACCCAATTCAATCTCACCCCCACCGCCATTCAGAAGATTTGTAGCCAATTTAGGCTGCAACAAGATACTCCAGAAGATGAGCCAAATCTTTCAACATTTAAAAATGAAGACAAGAACAATTCCTCAAACCCACCACAAAAATCGAGGAAGCACCAAGATCGACTTTGGCATCTCTGCCGCCTCCAAGCCCGACCAAATTTAGATGCTCTAGCCCAACGCATTGAAGCCAGAGCAACCTGGGAGGAACTAGTTTTACCCGATCGCCCGCGTCAACTATTAGAAGATATTGCCACCCGTTTAAAATATCGTTCTCGGATCTATCAAGACTGGGGGTTCGCTAAGAAAGGCGATCGGGGTTTAGGTATTAGTGCCTTGTTCCATGGAGAAAGCGGTACAGGAAAAACCATGGCAGCAGAAGTTTTAGCTCAAGTTTGTCAGCTAGATTTATATCGCATTGACCTCAGCACTGTTGTCAGTAAATATATTGGCGAAACCGAAAAAAATCTACGGCGCATTTTTGACGCAGCCGAATCCGGTGGCGTGATACTTTTATTTGACGAAGCTGATGCCCTATTTGGCAAGCGCACCGAAGTAAAAGATAGCCACGACCGCCATGCAAACATCGAAGTTAGCTATCTACTCCAACGCATAGAAACCTACAGTGGTCTAGCGATACTTACCAGTAACCTCAAACAAAACCTGGATCGAGCATTTCTGCGCCGTCTACAGTTTATTGTTTCTTTCCCTTTTCCCGATGCAACAGCCCGCACCAAAATCTGGCAACATATCTTCCCCAGCCAAACTCCTCGCCAAGGGTTGGACTATAGTAAACTCGGACAGCTGAAAGTTGCAGGAGGCAATATTCGCAACATCGCCCTCACTTCAGCATTTTTAGCAGCTCAGACTAATAGTCCGATCTCGATGGAACAGATCCGCCTTGCTGCCCAACGGGACTATAGTAAACTCGAAAAATTACTCACCACGGAAGAATTGCAAGGTTGGACAGAAAAGTAG
- a CDS encoding Pvc16 family protein, giving the protein MLDRALVFFKEELSNYIKIKTGGQREDVVQFPEIQLPKEIVMQNNAITSLMVNLEEERTFRSGATRINHLSSQGNQAEIPHLDLNFHLMFVANFKDYAEGLRILSLVLKFFRSYRLFTQKKFPQISPEIQQLSTELVNLTFMEQSELWRSLEMPCSPSALYKVRMLIFQDAEIEQVETGTALRNILTETSLL; this is encoded by the coding sequence ATGTTAGATAGGGCTCTTGTCTTCTTTAAAGAAGAGCTAAGTAACTATATCAAGATCAAAACCGGTGGACAGAGGGAAGATGTTGTCCAGTTTCCTGAAATCCAACTCCCGAAAGAAATTGTGATGCAGAACAATGCCATTACGTCCTTGATGGTGAATTTGGAGGAGGAACGGACTTTTCGCTCTGGGGCAACTCGGATCAATCATTTGTCAAGTCAAGGCAACCAAGCAGAAATACCCCATCTCGATCTGAACTTTCATTTGATGTTTGTGGCTAATTTCAAGGACTATGCAGAGGGGCTAAGAATTCTTTCTCTGGTTTTAAAATTCTTTCGGAGTTATCGTCTGTTCACCCAAAAAAAATTCCCTCAAATCAGCCCAGAAATTCAACAGCTATCAACTGAGTTGGTTAATCTTACTTTTATGGAGCAAAGTGAATTGTGGCGATCGCTGGAAATGCCTTGTAGTCCCTCTGCTTTGTATAAAGTCAGGATGTTGATTTTCCAGGATGCTGAAATTGAGCAAGTCGAGACTGGCACTGCCCTAAGGAACATTCTAACGGAAACTTCTTTGCTGTAA